A region from the Mycolicibacterium litorale genome encodes:
- the recR gene encoding recombination mediator RecR yields the protein MFEGPVQDLIDELGKLPGIGPKSAQRIAFHLLSVEPPDIDRLTAVLNRIRDGVTFCEVCGNVSDEDRCRICSDPRRDASLVCVVEEPKDVQAVERTREFRGRYHVLGGALDPLSGIGPDQLRIRELLNRIGERVDGVDVAEVIIATDPNTEGEATATYLVRMLRDIPGLTVTRIASGLPMGGDLEFADELTLGRALAGRRAMA from the coding sequence TTGTTCGAGGGGCCCGTCCAGGATCTGATCGACGAACTCGGCAAGCTGCCGGGGATCGGTCCGAAGAGCGCGCAGCGCATCGCGTTCCACCTGTTGAGCGTCGAGCCGCCGGACATCGACCGGCTGACCGCCGTGCTCAACCGGATCCGCGACGGGGTGACGTTCTGCGAGGTCTGCGGCAACGTCTCCGACGAGGACCGCTGCCGCATCTGCAGCGATCCGCGCCGCGACGCATCGCTGGTGTGCGTGGTAGAGGAGCCGAAGGACGTGCAGGCCGTCGAACGCACGCGGGAGTTCCGCGGCCGCTACCACGTGCTGGGCGGGGCGCTCGACCCGTTGAGCGGGATCGGGCCGGACCAGCTGCGCATCCGTGAGCTGTTGAACCGGATCGGCGAGCGGGTCGACGGCGTGGACGTCGCCGAGGTGATCATCGCCACCGATCCGAACACCGAGGGCGAGGCGACGGCCACCTACCTGGTGCGGATGCTGCGCGACATCCCGGGTCTGACCGTCACGCGGATCGCCTCCGGCCTGCCGATGGGCGGGGACCTTGAGTTCGCCGACGAGCTCACGCTGGGCCGGGCGTTGGCCGGCCGCCGCGCGATGGCGTGA
- a CDS encoding YbaB/EbfC family nucleoid-associated protein, with protein sequence MQPGGGQPDMSALLAQAQQMQQQLMEAQESLANSEVHGQAGGGLVQVTMKGSGEVVSVAIDPKVVDPDDVETLQDLIVGAIADASKQVTILAHDRLGPLAGGMGGLGIPGL encoded by the coding sequence ATGCAACCCGGTGGTGGCCAGCCCGATATGTCCGCACTCCTCGCCCAGGCCCAGCAGATGCAGCAGCAGCTGATGGAGGCCCAGGAGTCGCTCGCCAACTCCGAGGTGCACGGGCAGGCCGGCGGCGGCTTGGTGCAGGTCACGATGAAGGGCAGCGGGGAGGTCGTGTCGGTGGCGATCGACCCCAAGGTCGTCGACCCCGACGACGTCGAGACGCTGCAGGATCTGATCGTCGGCGCGATCGCCGACGCCTCCAAGCAGGTCACCATCCTGGCGCACGACCGGCTCGGGCCGCTCGCCGGCGGAATGGGCGGCCTGGGCATCCCGGGCCTCTGA
- a CDS encoding Rv3717 family N-acetylmuramoyl-L-alanine amidase → MPASLRVGAAIATSLLIAASTFAAPAVAAPANIAGKIVFLDPGHNGANDASISRQVPTGRGGTKDCQASGTSTEDGYPEHTFAWDTTLRIRQALTALGVRTAMSRGNDNALGPCVDERAALANSVRPNAIVSVHADGGPPTGRGFHVLYSSPPLNEAQAGPAVQFARIMRDQLSGSGFVPSTYIGSGGLNPRSDIAGLNLAQYPSILVELGNMKNPADSAVMKTAEGRQRYADAVVRGIAAFLAVS, encoded by the coding sequence GTGCCTGCCAGCCTGCGTGTCGGGGCCGCGATCGCCACCAGCCTGCTCATCGCCGCCTCGACCTTCGCCGCCCCCGCTGTCGCCGCGCCCGCCAACATCGCAGGCAAGATCGTGTTCCTCGACCCCGGGCACAACGGCGCCAACGACGCCTCCATCAGCAGGCAGGTGCCCACCGGCCGCGGCGGCACCAAGGACTGCCAGGCCAGCGGCACGTCCACCGAGGACGGCTATCCCGAGCACACGTTCGCGTGGGACACCACACTGCGCATCCGGCAGGCGTTGACCGCGCTCGGCGTGCGCACCGCGATGTCGCGCGGCAACGACAACGCGCTCGGGCCGTGCGTCGACGAACGCGCCGCCCTGGCCAACTCCGTGCGGCCCAACGCGATCGTGTCCGTGCACGCCGACGGCGGTCCGCCGACCGGACGCGGCTTCCATGTGCTGTACTCGTCGCCCCCGCTCAACGAGGCGCAGGCTGGGCCCGCCGTACAGTTCGCCCGCATCATGCGCGACCAGCTGTCGGGGTCGGGATTCGTGCCGTCGACCTACATCGGGTCCGGCGGGCTGAACCCGCGCAGCGACATCGCCGGGCTCAACCTCGCGCAGTACCCGTCGATCCTGGTCGAACTGGGCAACATGAAGAACCCGGCGGACTCGGCGGTGATGAAGACCGCCGAGGGCAGACAGCGCTACGCCGATGCGGTGGTGCGGGGTATCGCCGCGTTCCTCGCCGTGTCCTGA
- a CDS encoding SRPBCC family protein has translation MGQVSASSTVLINAEPAAVLAAVADYQTVRPKILSEHYRDYRVLEGGQGAGTVATWKLQATKSRVRDVKASVDVAGHTVIEKDANSTLVTNYTVAPAGPGSSVTVKTSWTGAGGVKGFFEKTFAPLGLKKIQAQVLENLKREVESGS, from the coding sequence ATGGGACAGGTCAGCGCGTCCAGCACCGTACTGATCAACGCCGAACCCGCGGCGGTGCTGGCAGCCGTCGCCGACTACCAGACCGTCCGGCCGAAGATCCTCTCGGAGCACTACCGCGACTACCGGGTGCTCGAAGGTGGACAGGGCGCGGGCACCGTCGCCACCTGGAAGCTGCAGGCCACCAAATCCCGGGTGCGCGACGTCAAGGCCAGCGTCGACGTGGCCGGGCACACCGTGATCGAGAAGGATGCGAACTCGACGCTGGTGACGAACTACACCGTCGCCCCCGCCGGGCCGGGCTCCTCGGTGACGGTCAAGACGTCGTGGACCGGCGCCGGCGGCGTCAAGGGGTTCTTCGAGAAGACCTTCGCACCGCTGGGTCTGAAGAAGATCCAGGCCCAGGTGCTGGAGAACCTCAAGCGCGAGGTCGAGTCGGGCAGCTGA
- a CDS encoding FAD-binding oxidoreductase, translating to MSVVPTDARAAHADGVERLLASYRAIPPNATVRLAKPTSNLFRARAKSTAKGLDVSGLTGVIAVDPDARTADVAGMCTYEDLVAATLPYGLAPLVVPQLKTITLGGAVTGLGIESTSFRNGLPHESVLEMDILTGTGEVLTASRDQHPDLFHAFPNSYGTLGYSVRLRIELEPVTPFVALRHLRFHSLTDLIAAMDRIVETGGLDGEPVDYLDGVVFSADESYLCVGVRTATPGPVSDYTGQQIYYRSIQHGAGEKHDRLTIHDYLWRWDTDWFWCSRAFGAQNPRIRRFWPRRYRRSSFYWKLIGYDQRFDIADRIEIRNGRPPRERVVQDVEVPIARTAEFLAWFLENVPIEPIWLCPLRLRDDTGWPLYPIRPGHTYVNVGFWSSVPVGPEEGHTNRLIERKVSELDGHKSLYSDAYYSREEFDELYGGEAYKTVKKAYDPDSRLLDLYAKAVQRR from the coding sequence GTGTCTGTTGTCCCGACCGACGCACGGGCTGCTCACGCCGACGGCGTGGAGCGGCTACTCGCCAGCTACCGGGCGATTCCGCCGAATGCCACAGTGCGTCTCGCCAAACCCACCTCCAACCTGTTCCGAGCCCGCGCCAAGAGCACCGCCAAGGGTCTCGACGTGTCCGGCCTGACCGGTGTGATCGCCGTCGACCCCGACGCGCGCACCGCTGATGTCGCCGGGATGTGCACCTACGAGGACCTCGTCGCCGCGACGCTGCCGTACGGGCTTGCGCCGTTGGTGGTGCCGCAGCTCAAGACGATCACGCTCGGTGGCGCGGTCACCGGGCTCGGCATCGAGTCGACCTCGTTCCGCAACGGCCTACCCCACGAGTCGGTCCTGGAGATGGACATCCTCACCGGCACCGGCGAGGTGCTCACCGCCAGCCGCGACCAGCATCCCGACCTGTTTCACGCGTTCCCCAACTCCTATGGCACGCTCGGATACTCGGTGCGCTTGAGGATCGAACTGGAACCGGTCACACCGTTCGTGGCGCTGCGCCACCTGCGGTTCCATTCGCTGACCGATCTGATCGCGGCGATGGATCGCATCGTCGAAACCGGTGGCTTGGACGGCGAACCCGTCGACTACCTCGACGGTGTGGTGTTCAGCGCCGACGAGAGCTACCTGTGCGTCGGTGTGCGCACCGCGACACCGGGGCCGGTCAGCGACTACACCGGCCAGCAGATCTACTATCGCTCGATCCAGCACGGCGCGGGTGAGAAGCACGACCGGCTCACCATCCACGACTACCTGTGGCGCTGGGACACCGACTGGTTCTGGTGCTCACGGGCTTTCGGCGCGCAGAACCCGAGGATCCGGCGCTTCTGGCCGCGCCGCTACCGGCGAAGCAGCTTCTACTGGAAACTCATCGGCTACGACCAGCGGTTCGACATCGCCGACCGCATCGAGATCCGCAACGGCAGGCCGCCGCGGGAGCGGGTGGTGCAGGACGTCGAGGTGCCGATCGCGCGCACCGCCGAATTCCTGGCGTGGTTTCTGGAGAACGTCCCGATCGAGCCGATCTGGTTGTGCCCGCTGCGGTTACGCGATGACACCGGGTGGCCGCTGTATCCGATCCGGCCGGGGCACACCTACGTCAACGTGGGTTTCTGGTCGTCGGTGCCGGTCGGTCCCGAGGAGGGTCACACCAACCGGCTCATCGAACGCAAGGTCAGTGAGCTCGACGGGCACAAATCGCTGTACTCGGACGCGTACTACTCCCGCGAGGAGTTCGACGAACTCTACGGCGGCGAGGCATACAAGACGGTCAAGAAGGCATACGACCCCGATTCACGACTCCTCGATCTCTACGCCAAAGCGGTGCAGAGGCGATGA
- a CDS encoding class I SAM-dependent methyltransferase yields the protein MAKRVTDDKLTLAQILEIFVAGGQEPLKFSAYDGSTAGPADAKLGLELKTPRGTTYLATAPSDLGLARAYVSGDLELTGVHPGDPYELLRSLTEKMQFKRPPAKVLANIVRSIGFEHLKPIAPPPQETLPRWRRIAEGLRHSKHRDAEVIHHHYDVSNTFYEWVLGPSMTYTCACYPRLDATLEEAQENKYRLVFEKLRLQPGDRLLDVGCGWGGMVRYAARHGVKAVGVTLSKEQALWGQKAIAEEGLTELAEIRHGDYRDVREIGFDAVSSIGLTEHIGVHNYPSYFRFLQSKLRTGGLLLNHCITRPDNRSAPSAGGFIDRYVFPDGELTGSGRIITEAQDVGLEVVHEENLRHHYAMTLRDWCRNLVEHWDEAVAEVGLGTAKVWGLYMAGSRLGFETNIVQLHQVLAVKLDERGNDGGLPLRPWWSA from the coding sequence ATGGCGAAACGGGTAACGGACGACAAGCTGACACTGGCGCAGATCCTGGAGATCTTCGTCGCAGGCGGCCAGGAACCGTTGAAGTTCAGCGCCTACGACGGCAGCACCGCAGGCCCGGCGGACGCGAAGCTCGGCCTGGAGCTCAAGACGCCGCGGGGCACCACGTATCTGGCGACGGCGCCGAGCGATCTGGGCCTGGCCCGCGCCTACGTCTCCGGTGACCTCGAACTCACCGGCGTGCACCCGGGTGACCCGTACGAGCTGCTGCGGTCGCTGACCGAGAAGATGCAGTTCAAACGACCGCCCGCCAAGGTGCTGGCGAACATCGTGCGCTCCATCGGATTCGAACACCTCAAACCGATCGCCCCGCCGCCGCAGGAGACGCTGCCACGCTGGCGCCGGATCGCCGAGGGCCTGCGACACAGCAAGCACCGTGACGCCGAGGTGATCCACCACCACTACGACGTGTCGAACACGTTCTACGAGTGGGTGCTCGGCCCGTCGATGACCTACACCTGCGCCTGCTACCCGCGGCTCGACGCGACTCTGGAGGAGGCGCAGGAGAACAAGTACCGCTTGGTGTTCGAGAAGCTGCGCCTGCAGCCCGGCGACCGACTGCTCGACGTCGGTTGCGGCTGGGGCGGCATGGTGCGTTACGCGGCGCGTCACGGCGTGAAGGCCGTCGGCGTCACCCTGTCGAAGGAACAAGCGCTGTGGGGGCAGAAGGCGATCGCCGAAGAGGGCCTGACGGAGCTGGCGGAGATCCGGCACGGCGACTACCGCGACGTGCGTGAGATCGGTTTCGACGCGGTGTCGTCGATCGGACTCACCGAACACATCGGCGTGCACAACTATCCGTCGTACTTCCGCTTTCTGCAGTCGAAGCTGCGCACCGGCGGTCTGCTGCTCAACCACTGCATCACCCGGCCGGACAACCGGTCCGCCCCGTCCGCGGGCGGTTTCATCGACCGCTACGTGTTCCCCGACGGGGAGCTGACCGGGTCGGGCCGCATCATCACCGAGGCGCAGGACGTCGGCCTGGAGGTGGTGCACGAGGAGAACCTGCGTCACCACTATGCGATGACGCTGCGCGACTGGTGCCGCAACCTGGTCGAGCACTGGGACGAGGCGGTCGCGGAGGTGGGGCTGGGCACCGCGAAGGTGTGGGGGCTCTACATGGCCGGCTCGCGGCTCGGCTTCGAGACGAACATCGTTCAGCTGCACCAGGTTCTGGCGGTCAAGCTCGACGAGCGGGGCAACGACGGCGGACTGCCGCTGCGGCCCTGGTGGTCGGCGTAG
- a CDS encoding DNA polymerase III subunits gamma/tau gives MALYRKYRPATFAEVVGQEHVTEPLSTALSAGRINHAYLFSGPRGCGKTSSARILARSLNCEQGPTPTPCGTCDSCVALAPNGPGNMDVTELDAASHGGVDDTRELRDRAFYAPAQSRYRIFIVDEAHMVTTAGFNALLKIVEEPPEHLIFVFATTEPEKVLPTIRSRTHHYPFRLLAPKTMRTLLERICADEGVTVDDAVYPLVIRAGGGSPRDTLSVLDQLLAGAANNRVEYGRALSLLGATDVALIDDAVDALAAGDAAALFGAVESVIDAGHDPRRFATDLLERFRDLIVLQAVPDAAARGVVDAPGDVLERMRDQAERLGAATLTRYAEVVHAGLGEMRGATAPRLLLEVVCARLLLPSASDTESALLQRVERIETRLDMSIPASDMAATARPAAEPVKTFTRRSQVQEAPAPAAEPPPAPVSRPAPPAPVSPPPQPAPERPAPEPTRPSPPPVRPPADPVVEAPATTPPPAAGAPNAAAVRSMWTTVREKVRQRSRTIDVMLAGAIVRAVENDTLILSHESAPLAKRLVEQRNSDVIREALKDALGVNWKIQCEAGAAPAAAAPEPVRSAPVAPPEPPGDDEESMLAEAVHQDAAPRRDPEEAALELLQNELGARRIDGG, from the coding sequence GTGGCGCTCTACCGCAAGTACCGACCGGCGACCTTCGCGGAGGTGGTCGGGCAGGAGCATGTCACCGAACCGCTGTCCACCGCACTGTCGGCGGGCCGGATCAACCACGCCTACCTGTTCTCCGGTCCCCGCGGCTGCGGGAAGACCTCGTCGGCCCGCATCCTCGCCCGCTCACTGAACTGCGAGCAGGGGCCCACCCCGACACCGTGCGGGACGTGCGACTCGTGCGTCGCCCTGGCGCCCAACGGGCCGGGCAACATGGACGTCACCGAACTCGACGCGGCCAGCCACGGCGGCGTCGACGACACCCGCGAACTGCGCGACCGCGCGTTCTACGCCCCGGCGCAGTCGCGGTACCGCATCTTCATCGTCGACGAAGCCCACATGGTCACCACGGCCGGCTTCAACGCGCTGCTCAAGATCGTCGAAGAGCCGCCGGAACACCTGATCTTCGTGTTCGCCACCACCGAACCGGAGAAGGTGCTGCCGACGATCCGGTCGCGCACCCACCACTACCCGTTCCGGCTGCTGGCCCCCAAGACCATGCGCACGCTGCTGGAACGCATCTGCGCCGACGAAGGTGTCACGGTCGACGACGCGGTGTATCCGCTGGTCATCCGCGCCGGTGGCGGTTCACCGCGCGACACGCTGTCGGTGCTCGACCAGCTGCTGGCCGGGGCGGCGAACAACCGCGTCGAGTACGGCCGCGCACTGTCGCTGCTCGGCGCGACCGACGTCGCGCTGATCGACGACGCGGTCGACGCGCTGGCCGCCGGTGACGCCGCCGCACTGTTCGGCGCCGTCGAATCGGTCATCGACGCCGGTCACGATCCGCGCCGGTTCGCCACCGATCTGCTGGAGCGGTTCCGCGACCTCATCGTCCTCCAGGCGGTGCCCGACGCGGCGGCCCGCGGCGTGGTCGACGCCCCCGGCGACGTGCTCGAGCGCATGCGGGACCAGGCCGAACGGCTGGGTGCGGCGACGCTGACCCGCTACGCCGAGGTGGTGCACGCCGGCCTCGGCGAGATGCGTGGCGCCACCGCGCCCCGGCTGCTGTTGGAAGTGGTCTGCGCGCGGCTGCTGCTGCCGTCGGCCAGCGATACCGAATCGGCTCTGCTGCAACGGGTCGAGCGCATCGAGACCCGCCTCGACATGTCGATCCCGGCCTCGGACATGGCGGCGACCGCGCGGCCTGCCGCGGAGCCGGTGAAGACCTTCACCCGCAGGAGTCAGGTGCAGGAGGCGCCGGCGCCCGCCGCGGAGCCGCCGCCGGCACCCGTGTCCCGGCCGGCGCCGCCTGCACCGGTCTCGCCGCCTCCGCAGCCCGCGCCGGAGCGGCCCGCGCCGGAGCCGACGCGTCCGTCACCGCCTCCGGTGCGCCCGCCCGCCGATCCGGTGGTCGAGGCCCCGGCCACCACCCCGCCACCGGCCGCCGGCGCGCCGAACGCCGCGGCCGTGCGCAGCATGTGGACGACGGTGCGGGAAAAGGTCCGCCAGCGCAGCCGCACCATCGACGTGATGCTGGCGGGGGCGATCGTCCGCGCGGTCGAGAACGACACGCTGATCCTGAGCCACGAATCCGCCCCGCTGGCCAAACGCCTTGTGGAGCAACGCAACTCCGATGTCATCCGCGAGGCGCTCAAGGATGCGCTCGGGGTGAACTGGAAGATTCAGTGCGAAGCCGGCGCCGCGCCCGCGGCAGCCGCCCCCGAGCCGGTCCGGTCGGCGCCGGTCGCCCCGCCCGAGCCGCCCGGCGACGACGAGGAGAGCATGCTGGCCGAAGCGGTGCACCAGGATGCCGCGCCCCGTCGCGATCCGGAGGAAGCCGCTCTCGAACTGCTGCAGAACGAACTCGGCGCCCGCCGCATCGACGGCGGCTAG
- a CDS encoding aminotransferase class I/II-fold pyridoxal phosphate-dependent enzyme — translation MSFQSLGRDELRAQHELQQRNYADLQAKGLRLDLTRGKPSPEQLDLSNALLELPGRADFRDGDGTDVRNYGGLHGLPELRAIFGELLGIPVPNLIAGNNASLELMHDTVVFSLLHGGVDSPRPWVAEPVVKFLCPAPGYDRHFAITENLGIEMIPVPMLEDGPDVDLIEELVAADPAIKGMWCVPVFGNPTGVTYSWEVVRRLVQMRTAASDFRLFWDNAYAVHTLTPDFVRQVDVLGLAAAAGNQNRPLVFASTSKITFAGAGVSFLGGSLGNIAWYLQHAGKKTIGPDKVNQLRHLRFFGDADGVRLLMQRHRALLAPKFALVGEILEDRLGESKIASWTDPKGGYFVSLDVWPGTAKRTVALAKDAGIAVTEAGSAFPYRKDPEDKNIRIAPSFPSEDDLRSAIDGLATCALLAATESLLG, via the coding sequence GTGTCGTTCCAGTCCCTCGGGCGCGACGAACTCCGCGCCCAGCACGAACTGCAGCAGCGCAACTACGCCGACCTGCAGGCCAAGGGGCTGCGACTGGACCTGACCCGCGGTAAGCCGTCACCCGAGCAGCTCGACCTGTCCAACGCGCTGCTCGAGCTGCCCGGCAGGGCGGACTTCCGCGACGGCGACGGCACCGACGTCCGCAACTACGGCGGGCTGCACGGCCTGCCGGAACTGCGCGCGATCTTCGGCGAACTGCTCGGCATCCCCGTGCCCAACCTGATCGCGGGCAACAACGCCAGCCTCGAGCTGATGCACGACACCGTCGTGTTCTCGCTGCTGCACGGCGGCGTCGACTCGCCGCGGCCCTGGGTCGCCGAACCCGTCGTGAAGTTCCTGTGCCCGGCACCCGGCTACGACCGGCACTTCGCGATCACCGAGAACCTGGGGATCGAGATGATCCCGGTGCCGATGCTCGAGGACGGTCCCGACGTCGACCTCATCGAGGAACTCGTCGCCGCCGATCCCGCCATCAAGGGCATGTGGTGCGTCCCGGTGTTCGGCAACCCCACCGGCGTCACCTATTCCTGGGAAGTGGTTCGCCGCCTGGTTCAGATGCGCACGGCCGCAAGCGATTTCCGGTTGTTCTGGGACAACGCGTACGCGGTGCACACGCTGACACCCGATTTCGTGCGCCAGGTCGACGTGCTCGGGTTGGCGGCCGCGGCCGGTAACCAGAATCGGCCGCTGGTGTTCGCCTCGACCAGCAAGATCACCTTCGCCGGCGCCGGGGTGAGCTTCCTGGGCGGCTCGCTGGGCAACATCGCCTGGTACCTGCAGCACGCGGGCAAGAAGACGATCGGCCCCGACAAGGTCAACCAGCTGAGGCACCTGCGGTTCTTCGGCGACGCCGACGGCGTGCGACTGCTGATGCAGCGCCACCGTGCGCTGCTGGCGCCGAAGTTCGCGCTCGTCGGCGAGATCCTCGAGGACCGGCTCGGTGAGTCCAAGATCGCCTCGTGGACCGATCCCAAGGGCGGCTACTTCGTCAGCCTCGACGTCTGGCCGGGTACCGCCAAGCGCACGGTCGCGCTGGCCAAGGACGCGGGGATCGCGGTGACCGAAGCCGGATCGGCTTTCCCCTACCGAAAAGACCCCGAGGACAAGAACATCCGGATCGCCCCGTCGTTCCCCTCGGAGGACGATCTGCGGTCGGCCATCGACGGTCTGGCGACATGTGCGCTGCTGGCCGCCACCGAGTCACTGCTCGGTTGA
- a CDS encoding S1C family serine protease: MGMLRLRWLSRLSVVLTATLALVIPLVPATASAAPADPLAAAAAVEPAVARIDTEIDYQNAFGAGTGIVLDPGGQVLTNYHVVQGADRINATVAGRSFPAELVGYDRGRDIAVIQLLGAGGLPVAPIGDSAALAAGEPVVALGNAEGTAAPLTREVGSVTAFGRTVNAEDSLTGASDELTGLIEFAAPVRAGDSGGPVVNSAGQVVGITTAASVSYRMGPGGKGFAIPINEAIGVANQIRSRIPSDTVHIGPPALLGVGVRTAASDVPGVLIQEVLRGGPAEAAGLMGGDVLVAINGSRVTSATALTYTLDRFYPGDVVDVTWIDRAGQERTGKATLAPGP; this comes from the coding sequence ATGGGCATGCTCCGTCTTCGTTGGCTGTCCAGGCTGTCGGTCGTCCTGACCGCGACGCTTGCGCTTGTCATCCCCCTGGTTCCGGCCACCGCGAGCGCCGCACCGGCTGATCCGCTCGCGGCGGCGGCCGCCGTCGAGCCCGCCGTCGCGCGCATCGACACCGAGATCGACTACCAGAACGCCTTCGGGGCGGGCACCGGCATCGTGCTCGATCCGGGTGGTCAGGTACTGACCAACTACCACGTCGTCCAGGGCGCCGACCGGATCAACGCCACCGTCGCGGGCCGGTCGTTTCCCGCCGAGCTGGTCGGCTACGACCGGGGCCGTGACATCGCGGTGATCCAGTTGCTCGGTGCGGGCGGACTGCCGGTCGCGCCGATCGGCGACTCGGCCGCGCTGGCCGCCGGTGAGCCCGTCGTCGCGCTGGGCAACGCCGAGGGTACGGCCGCGCCGCTGACCCGCGAGGTCGGCAGCGTCACCGCGTTCGGGCGCACGGTCAACGCCGAGGACTCGCTGACCGGTGCCTCCGACGAGCTGACCGGCTTGATCGAGTTCGCCGCGCCGGTCCGCGCCGGCGACTCGGGTGGCCCGGTGGTCAACAGCGCCGGCCAGGTCGTGGGCATCACCACGGCCGCGTCGGTCAGTTACCGGATGGGTCCCGGCGGCAAGGGCTTCGCGATCCCGATCAACGAGGCGATCGGCGTCGCCAACCAGATCCGGTCGCGTATCCCCTCCGACACCGTCCACATCGGTCCGCCCGCCCTGCTGGGCGTCGGGGTCCGCACCGCGGCGAGCGACGTGCCCGGTGTCCTCATCCAGGAGGTGCTGCGCGGCGGACCCGCCGAAGCAGCCGGGCTGATGGGCGGCGACGTGCTGGTCGCGATCAACGGCAGCCGCGTCACCTCGGCCACCGCGCTGACCTACACCCTGGACCGGTTCTATCCGGGCGACGTCGTCGACGTGACCTGGATCGACCGCGCCGGCCAGGAGCGCACGGGCAAGGCGACGCTGGCGCCCGGCCCCTGA
- a CDS encoding TetR/AcrR family transcriptional regulator C-terminal domain-containing protein: protein MSDTEEPRRTRGRPARISREQIVAAARRASGTTLTMQAVADELGVTRKALHYYVGDRQGLLTLVVLDRFEQELHRVQLPDDGDWQAVLRAYAYAFRDGIVQVGEGVDQMPFSGVGAVAVLALAERVLAAMLSAGFEPDDARRGVTAVANIAQSAAHDILHTSVRDFHRGQTRAALQRSAETDYPALRRVLAAAPSPEEGQFEFELDLAIDGLQRRLRG, encoded by the coding sequence GTGTCCGACACCGAGGAGCCGCGCCGCACCAGGGGCAGGCCCGCCCGCATCAGCCGCGAACAGATCGTCGCCGCCGCCCGCCGCGCCTCCGGAACGACACTCACCATGCAGGCCGTCGCCGACGAACTCGGCGTCACCCGCAAAGCGCTGCATTACTACGTCGGCGACCGTCAGGGCCTGCTGACCCTCGTCGTGCTCGACCGTTTCGAACAGGAGCTGCACCGCGTCCAACTGCCCGACGACGGCGACTGGCAAGCGGTACTGCGCGCCTACGCCTACGCGTTCCGCGACGGCATCGTGCAGGTCGGGGAGGGCGTCGACCAGATGCCGTTCAGCGGGGTGGGCGCCGTCGCGGTCCTGGCACTGGCCGAGCGGGTGCTCGCCGCGATGCTGAGCGCCGGGTTCGAACCCGACGACGCCCGTCGCGGCGTCACCGCGGTCGCGAACATCGCCCAGTCGGCAGCCCACGACATCCTGCACACCTCGGTGCGCGACTTCCATCGGGGGCAGACCCGCGCCGCGCTCCAGCGGTCCGCCGAGACGGACTATCCGGCGCTGAGGCGGGTGCTCGCCGCGGCGCCGTCACCGGAGGAAGGGCAGTTCGAGTTCGAACTAGACCTCGCGATCGACGGTCTGCAGCGCCGCCTGCGGGGGTGA